One genomic window of Ctenopharyngodon idella isolate HZGC_01 chromosome 18, HZGC01, whole genome shotgun sequence includes the following:
- the si:zfos-464b6.2 gene encoding uncharacterized protein si:zfos-464b6.2 isoform X8, producing MLINSVAMFSKGKCDVKYNRLKSESEANASNKRICAPKIFYFFAILFLVVFIIFIYMQDYFKTFNAKAPNVKPILQKNESKDTDLPNPPPSTHLPSVQTPHVDHTSTSPPAPKACGVQVKDSPMIKVGNFHTYVIGSYMDYRFREKQIKTTAIVLRQEQVKYRCVMCCEGRNVTSPAEYIIHSDHFGFEYGTATITCHISSPCSIPTHVAITAREISESITSFQPVRNRDVPAVFPFKFTICISVMYDYKNVLNLVESMEMFRLLGAQRVAIYKTNCDSDIQKVLDYYVKRGFVEIIPWTIKKHINVSSGWRKDLSSGQLHYYGQIPALNDCIYRYMYQSHYVALHDIDELILPLKVKTWTELLPELERIYGTTVGFEFENNVFSFNAKPHMEYKQDKWKNVPGWNILNYIERIPINPSAFNNYKVIVSPRLVLKATVHGLLETVNPGSTTVRVSNSIARMYHSKNFIYPQNTNLIRDDHLWDYAKDLIPAVSKVLQDCGFIEA from the coding sequence GGAAATGTGATGTGAAATATAACCGACTGAAGAGTGAATCCGAAGCAAATGCTTCTAACAAGAGGATTTGTGCACCTaagatcttttatttttttgccattttatttttggttgtcttcatcatcttcatttatatgcaagattactttaaaacatttaatgccAAAGCACCTAATGTCAAACCTATCTTACAAAAAAACGAGAGCAAAGACACTGACCTGCCAAATCCTCCTCCAAGCACACATTTACCATCCGTCCAAACACCACACGTCGACCACACATCCACCAGTCCTCCGGCTCCAAAAGCGTGTGGTGTTCAAGTGAAGGACAGTCCTATGATTAAAGTCGGGAACTTTCACACATATGTGATTGGCTCTTATATGGATTATCGCTTCAGGGAGAAACAGATAAAGACGACTGCCATCGTTCTCCGTCAAGAGCAGGTGAAATACAGGTGTGTGATGTGCTGTGAAGGGAGGAACGTGACCTCACCAGCGGAATACATAATTCATTCTGACCACTTTGGTTTTGAGTACGGCACTGCTACCATCACGTGTCACATCAGTAGCCCATGTTCGATACCGACGCATGTTGCAATAACAGCCAGAGAGATCTCAGAGAGCATAACATCCTTCCAGCCTGTTAGAAACAGAGACGTTCCAGCAGTCTTCCCATTTAAATTTACAATCTGCATCTCTGTCATGTATGACTACAAGAATGTGTTGAATTTAGTCGAGTCGATGGAGATGTTCAGACTGCTTGGTGCTCAAAGGGTGGCGATATATAAAACCAACTGTGATTCAGACATACAGAAGGTTCTGGACTACTATGTGAAAAGAGGTTTTGTGGAGATCATCCCATGGACCATTAAAAAGCACATCAATGTGTCTAGTGGCTGGAGGAAAGATTTATCTTCAGGTCAACTGCATTACTATGGGCAAATTCCTGCACTTAACGACTGTATTTATCGTTACATGTACCAAAGTCACTATGTAGCTCTACATGACATAGACGAGCTCATTCTGCCTCTCAAGGTGAAAACCTGGACGGAGCTGTTGCCTGAGCTTGAGAGGATATATGGCACTACTGTGGGCTTTGAGTTTGAGAATAATGTATTCTCTTTCAACGCAAAACCTCATATGGAGTACAAGCAAGACAAATGGAAAAATGTACCAGGatggaatattttaaattatatagagCGAATACCCATTAACCCCAGTGCTTTCAACAATTACAAGGTTATAGTAAGTCCTCGGCTAGTTCTGAAGGCTACTGTACATGGCCTGCTGGAAACTGTGAATCCTGGATCCACCACAGTAAGGGTGAGCAACTCCATCGCTCGCATGTACCACTCGAAAAACTTTATATACCCCCAAAACACAAACCTTATAAGAGATGATCATCTGTGGGACTATGCCAAAGATCTTATACCTGCTGTTTCTAAAGTTCTACAGGACTGCGGATTCATTGAGGCCTAA
- the si:zfos-464b6.2 gene encoding uncharacterized protein si:zfos-464b6.2 isoform X7, with protein sequence MLINSVAMFSKGKCDVKYNRLKSESEANASNKRICAPKIFYFFAILFLVVFIIFIYMQDYFKTFNAKAPNVKPILQKNESKDTDLPNPPPSTHLPSVQTPHVDHTSTSPPAPKACGVQVKDSPMIKVGNFHTYVIGSYMDYRFREKQIKTTAIVLRQEQVKYRCVMCCEGRNVTSPAEYIIHSDHFGFEYGTATITCHISSPCSIPTHVAITAREISESITSFQPVRNRDVPAVFPFKFTICISVMYDYKNVLNLVESMEMFRLLGAQRVAIYKTNCDSDIQKVLDYYVKRGFVEIIPWTIKKHINVSSGWRKDLSSGQLHYYGQIPALNDCIYRYMYQSHYVALHDIDELILPLKVKTWTELLPELERIYGTTVGFEFENNVFSFNAKPHMEYKQDKWKNVPGWNILNYIERIPINPSAFNNYKVIVSPRLVLKATVHGLLETVNPGSTTVRVSNSIARMYHSKNFIYPQNTNLIRDDHLWDYAKDLIPAVSKVLQDCGFIEA encoded by the exons ATGCTCATCAATTCTGTCGCGATGTTTTCGAAAG GGAAATGTGATGTGAAATATAACCGACTGAAGAGTGAATCCGAAGCAAATGCTTCTAACAAGAGGATTTGTGCACCTaagatcttttatttttttgccattttatttttggttgtcttcatcatcttcatttatatgcaagattactttaaaacatttaatgccAAAGCACCTAATGTCAAACCTATCTTACAAAAAAACGAGAGCAAAGACACTGACCTGCCAAATCCTCCTCCAAGCACACATTTACCATCCGTCCAAACACCACACGTCGACCACACATCCACCAGTCCTCCGGCTCCAAAAGCGTGTGGTGTTCAAGTGAAGGACAGTCCTATGATTAAAGTCGGGAACTTTCACACATATGTGATTGGCTCTTATATGGATTATCGCTTCAGGGAGAAACAGATAAAGACGACTGCCATCGTTCTCCGTCAAGAGCAGGTGAAATACAGGTGTGTGATGTGCTGTGAAGGGAGGAACGTGACCTCACCAGCGGAATACATAATTCATTCTGACCACTTTGGTTTTGAGTACGGCACTGCTACCATCACGTGTCACATCAGTAGCCCATGTTCGATACCGACGCATGTTGCAATAACAGCCAGAGAGATCTCAGAGAGCATAACATCCTTCCAGCCTGTTAGAAACAGAGACGTTCCAGCAGTCTTCCCATTTAAATTTACAATCTGCATCTCTGTCATGTATGACTACAAGAATGTGTTGAATTTAGTCGAGTCGATGGAGATGTTCAGACTGCTTGGTGCTCAAAGGGTGGCGATATATAAAACCAACTGTGATTCAGACATACAGAAGGTTCTGGACTACTATGTGAAAAGAGGTTTTGTGGAGATCATCCCATGGACCATTAAAAAGCACATCAATGTGTCTAGTGGCTGGAGGAAAGATTTATCTTCAGGTCAACTGCATTACTATGGGCAAATTCCTGCACTTAACGACTGTATTTATCGTTACATGTACCAAAGTCACTATGTAGCTCTACATGACATAGACGAGCTCATTCTGCCTCTCAAGGTGAAAACCTGGACGGAGCTGTTGCCTGAGCTTGAGAGGATATATGGCACTACTGTGGGCTTTGAGTTTGAGAATAATGTATTCTCTTTCAACGCAAAACCTCATATGGAGTACAAGCAAGACAAATGGAAAAATGTACCAGGatggaatattttaaattatatagagCGAATACCCATTAACCCCAGTGCTTTCAACAATTACAAGGTTATAGTAAGTCCTCGGCTAGTTCTGAAGGCTACTGTACATGGCCTGCTGGAAACTGTGAATCCTGGATCCACCACAGTAAGGGTGAGCAACTCCATCGCTCGCATGTACCACTCGAAAAACTTTATATACCCCCAAAACACAAACCTTATAAGAGATGATCATCTGTGGGACTATGCCAAAGATCTTATACCTGCTGTTTCTAAAGTTCTACAGGACTGCGGATTCATTGAGGCCTAA